The Deltaproteobacteria bacterium genome has a segment encoding these proteins:
- a CDS encoding response regulator gives MTLEPKLLVIEDDPQLRKLLRVSLPPNGYALIEAETGAEGVRLAASHNPDLVILDLGLPDGDGVDVLRRIREWSRVPVIVLTARGRDEDKVTTLDAGADDYLTKPFSVPELLARIRVALRHVAGREGTGEPSVTFGDVTIDFARRVVTRAGEEIHLTPMEYSLLATLTRHAGKVLTHRQLLKEVWGPNHVDQTQYLRVFMGSLRQKLEAEPARPKYLLTETGVGYRLVTD, from the coding sequence ATGACGCTGGAACCGAAGCTGCTCGTCATCGAGGACGATCCGCAACTGCGCAAGCTCCTGCGCGTGTCGCTGCCGCCGAACGGCTACGCGCTGATCGAAGCGGAAACCGGCGCCGAAGGCGTGCGCCTCGCCGCGTCGCACAACCCCGATCTCGTGATTCTCGATCTCGGTTTGCCCGACGGCGACGGCGTGGATGTGCTGCGCCGCATCCGCGAGTGGAGCCGGGTGCCCGTCATCGTGCTCACCGCGCGCGGGCGCGACGAGGACAAGGTGACGACACTCGACGCCGGCGCCGACGATTACCTGACCAAACCCTTCAGCGTGCCGGAGCTGCTCGCGCGCATCCGCGTGGCGCTGCGCCACGTGGCGGGGCGAGAAGGGACGGGCGAGCCGTCGGTGACGTTCGGCGACGTGACCATCGACTTCGCGCGTCGCGTCGTCACCCGGGCCGGCGAAGAGATCCATTTGACGCCGATGGAGTATTCACTGCTTGCCACGCTGACGCGCCACGCGGGCAAGGTGCTCACGCACCGGCAGCTTCTGAAAGAGGTCTGGGGTCCGAACCACGTCGATCAGACGCAGTACCTGCGTGTCTTCATGGGATCGCTGCGCCAGAAGCTCGAGGCCGAACCCGCGCGTCCGAAATACCTGCTGACGGAAACGGGCGTGGGGTATCGGCTGGTGACGGATTGA